The Natronoarchaeum philippinense genome includes the window GACGCCGCCCGATGGCCTCAGATCACGTCGTCGTGATCGTGCACCTCGGCCATGCGGGACGCCTCGGCGGCGTAGCGCTCCCGCAGATCGGCGTCGTCGACGGCCCCGAGGTTGTCGGGGTCGGCGTCGACGGCGGCCGTCGTATCTCGAACGTCGGTAAAGGACGTGAGCGCGCGCTCCTTGCGGAAGTACCGTTCGCCGTCGGTCGTCGCGTAGGTGAGGATGATGAGGTTCTGCTCGTCGTCCGAATACGTCCGTTCGACGAGCCACACGCGGACGCCGTCGTCTGAGGCTGCGCCCATAGTGGTACGTTCGGCTGCCAGCCGGATAGTCCTACCGGGCGTGCCGGTTGTGTTCGTTTTGTATCGCAGTATTCAATTTATCGCTGCGTTCGAAGAACCGGGACCCTAATATCCCCCTCGCGGCAACGTACGGACGTGACAGACGTAGTCAGCAAGCGGTGGGCGACGGGGGAACGCCCGTGACTCGGACCCCGGACGGGGCCGGAAGTCCGTACGCCCCCCACGACGACGCCGAGACCGCGGCGATGCTGTCGGCCGTCGGCGTCGACTCGACGGAGGAACTGTTCGACGTACCCGAATCAGTCCGGTTCGACGGCGACTTCGGCATCGAACCGCGGAGCGAGCGAGCGGTCCGGGAGGAAGTGGCCGCGATGCTCGGGCGCAACGACGACCTCGTCGAACTGCTCGGCCGGGGTCACTACGATCACTACGTGCCTTCACTGGTCGATCACATCTCCCAGCGCGCGGAGTTTCTGACCTCCTACACGCAGTACCAACCCGAGATCGCCCAGGGGTTCCTGCAGGTGCTCTTCGAGTACCAATCGCTGTTCGTCGAACTCACCGGGCTGGAGATCGTGAACTGCTCGATGTACGACGCCGCGACCGCGCTGGGCGAGGCGGCGACGCTCGCCGACCGCGTCCGAAGCGCGAGCGGGCATCGGGTGCTCGTCCCCGAGCAGTTGCGCGCCGAGCGCCGGGACGTGCTCGAAAACTACGTCTCGGGCACCGATCTGGTGGTCGAGCCGTACCCGATGGCAGACGGCAACGCCGACCGCGAGTCGCTCGCCGACCTACTCGACGAGGACGCCGTCATGGTGTACGCCGAGACGCCGACGGTTCGAGGGACGATCGAAGAAGGGTTATCCGAACTCGCCGATCTCGCCCACGATCAGGACGCCCTGTTCTGTCTGGGCTCCGACCCAGTGGCGCTCTCGCTACTCGAAGAACCTGCAAGCGTCGGGGCCGACGTGGTCGTCGGCGACGCGAGCGTGCTCGGCCTCCCGGCGAGCTACGGGATGGGGCTGGGCCTCTTTGCCACCCGCGAGGAGTACGTCCGGCAGGTTCCCGGCCGGCTCGTCGGCGCCAGCGACGACGCCGACGGCCGGCGAGCGTACACGCTCACCTTGCAGACGCGCGAGCAACACATCCGCAAGGAGCGAGCGACGAGCAACATCTGCACCAATCAGGCGTGGGTCGCGCTCCGAACGGCGATCCACGCCGCGTGGCTCGGGCCGTCGGGACTGGTCGAGGAAGCCGAACGCGCCGTCACGCAGGCCCGGGATCTCGCAGCCCGTCTCGACGCCGTTTCGGGCGTCGACGCGCCGGTCAACGACCGGCATCACTTCCGTGAGTTCGTCGCCCGAACCGACCGGCCCGCCGATGATGTGGCGGCGAAACTGGTCGATCGGGGCTTTGCGGTCCACGCCATCGACGACCACGAGCTACAGATCTGTGCGACCGACCACGACGAGGCGACGCTCGACGAGTTCGTCGCCGCGGTCGAGGAGGTGCTAGAGCAGTGAACTACGATCAAGCGCGCTGGACCAGAGACGACGAGGACATCTACGAGCCGCTGCTCTCCGAGAAAGACGAGACGACCGTCGATATCGGCGCGAACGCCGCCGACGAGAGCAGTGACGACGCCGACAGTTCACCGCTGCCCGACGATCTGACGCGGGACGAGCTGACGCTGCCCGAACTCTCGGAGCCCGAACTCGCGCGTCACTACACGCGGCTCTCGCAGATGACCTACGGCGTCGACAGCGGGCCCTACCCGCTTGGGAGCTGTACGATGAAGTACAACCCCAAGTTCACCGAGGACGTGGCCGCGCTGTCCGACGCCGCGGTCCACCCCGATCGACCGGAGCGACGCCAGCAGGGCTCACTAGAACTTCTGCACCGACTGCAGGACTACCTTGGCCGGATCGGCGGGATGGACGCCGTTTCGCTCCAGCCGCCCGCCGGTGCCGCGGGCGAGTTCACCGGCATCCTCGTCGCGCGAGCGTACCACGAGCACAACGGCGAAGGGCATCGAAACGAGGTGATCGTCCCCGAGAGCGCTCACGGAACGAACTTCGCGAGCGCCGCGCTGGGCGGGTACGACGTGGTCGAACTGCCCGGCGGCGAGGACGGGCGCGTCGACCTCGACGCGCTTTCGGGTGCGCTCTCGGAGAATACGGCGGCGCTGATGCTGACCAACCCCAACACCCTCGGGTTGTTCGAGCGCGACATCGAGGAGATCGCCGAGATGGTCCACGATGTCGGCGGCCTGCTGTACTACGACGGCGCGAACCTCAACGCCCTGCTCGGGCGCGCTCGCCCCGGCGACATGGGCTTCGACGTGATGCACTACAACGTCCACAAGACGTTTGCGACGCCACACGGCGGCGGCGGGCCCGGCGCGGGCCCCATCGGCGTCGCCGAGAAGCTGGTGCCGTTCCTGCCCGCGCCCCGCGTTCGGACCGGCGAGATGGGCTATGAACGCTTCGAGCCCGAGCACTCGATCGGCAAGGTCCACGGGTTCGACGGCAACTGGCTCGTCCTCGTGAAGGCCTACGCCTACATCGCCCGACTTGGCGACGCCGGCCTCGCCGACGCCAGCGCGAAGGCCGTGCTCAACGCCAACTACCTCGCCGAGCAGATCGACCTCGACGTTCCCTACGGGCCGTTCCACCACGAGTTCGTCGCCAGCGCGGGCGACCGCGACGCCGCCGAAGTCGCAAAGCGAATGCTCGACTACGGCGTCCATCCGCCGACGACCAAGTGGCCCGAGATCGTCCCCGAAGCGCTGATGACCGAGCCGACCGAGATCGAGAGCAAGGACTCGCTCGATCAGCTAGCGGCCGCGTTCGACGCCGTCGCGGCCGACGACGCCGAAGCGATGGCCGAAGCCCCCACCCGAACCGCTGCCCGCCGGATCGACCAGACGGCAGCGGCGCGGGACCTGCGACTCTCTTGGCAGACGCTGGACAGCGATTGACCGGCCAGCGGCGTCCTGCCGCTTTCGTGGTAGCAATCCTTAATAGCTGGAGCACCGGTGGTTAATACATGACCGTCGTCAGCGTCTCGATGCCCGAGGAACTACTCGAACGGATCGACGAATTTTCCGAGGATCACGGGTACACCGGCCGCAGCGAAGTAATCCGGGAGGCCTCCCGAAACCTGCTCGGCGAGTTCGAGGACAAGCGACTGGAGGACAAGGACCTGATGGGCGTCGTGACGGTCGTCTTCGACTACGAGACGACCAGCGTCGAGGAACGGATGATGCACCTGCGCCACGAACACGAGGACCTCGTCGCCTCGAACTTCCACAGCCACGTCGGCGACAGCTACTGCATGGAGCTGTTCATTCTCGAGGGAACGCTCGACGACATCTCGGCGTTCGTCGGGAGAATCAGAGCGACCCAAGATACGCTCTCGGTCGATTACTCGGTGTTACCGGTCGACGAGTTCTCGCAAGCGTTCGTGTAGGCGATCAGGCCGAGGCGCTGGTGTCGACCGTGTCGTCAATCTGCACGAAGCCGTAGTTACACTCTGGACAGCGCCACTTCGTTTTCTTCCCGAGATGCAGTTCCGTGCTCGCGGCGAGCCAGAACGTGCGCTCGGCTTCACACTGCGGACAGTACTGGTCCAGTTCCATGTTCGTACGTACCCGGTTCTCCAGATTTAACCCCACTGGTTTCCGCAACGACAGCAGATGTAGTCGAGCGACTTGCTGGGGGAGATTGGCGTTGATAAACCATATTATGCGATATCAAATTGGCGATAGCGGGGAGAAGATCGGGATATCGAAACGGCAACTGTTTTAATTCTTTAGGCCGACCTAAAACCATGAACAATACGACGCGAGACCGCAGAGGGCCATCCCGGCGAACGTATCTTCAGTCCCTTGGCGCGCTCGCCGCCGGCGCACTCGCAGGTTGTACGAGTAGTACGTCCACACCGGAATCCGACGGGGGCGCCTACTCCGTTACACTGGCGCCGATGGGTGAGATAGAGTTCGACGACGTGCCAAACGACGTGTTCACCATCTACCCCCAGTACGTCGACATGGCGGTCGCGCTGGGTCACGGAGACGCCATCAACTCGATGTTCGCCACGGAGATGGCGGGAACGACGATGAACCACTACTACGAGCACCTCGACGGCGTCTCCTTCGAGTGGGACAACCTGACGAATCCGCTCAGCGGAGAGTTTAGCCGGGAGTTGGTGTACGAGCAGGAAAGCGACCTGCATCTCGCCGATCCCGCGTGGGTCGTCACCCAGAGCAACTGGGACCAGTCGAAGGTCAAGTCGATCGGCGATCAGCTTGGGCCGTGGTTCGGGAACTTCTACAGCGGCACCCACGACGACCCGCCGGAAGCCTACCGAGACCAGTACGAGTACTACAGCCTCTGGGAGCTGTTCGGCAAGGTCGCTCAGGTGTTCGACGAAACCGAGCGCTACGAGGCGATCAAGTCAATCTACGACGACACCCTCGCAACGATCACCAAGAACCTGCCGCCCGAAAGCGAGCGACCGACCGCGGTTCGGGTCACTTACAGCGCGCAGACGGACCAGTTTTTCACCTACCATCTCAACAAGCCCGGCTACTGGCTGGCCGACACGCGTCCGCTCGGTGCGACGGACGCGTTCGCGGACCAAGACTGGGAGCAGCTGTGGGGCACCGTCGACTACGAGACGATGCTCGAAGCCGACCCGGACGTGATCTTGCATCTGTGGGGCCTGACCCCGCGAGACGACATGGCAGAAGTGCGAAGCCAACTCGAAAACGACGCGTCTGGACAGAAACTCACCGCCGTCCAGAACGACCGCGTGTACGCCGCCGGGATGCGCTATCAGGGACCGATCATGAACCTGTTCCAGCTCGAGATGGGCGCAAAGCAGCTCTACCCCGAACAGTTCGGCGAGTGGCCGGGAACACCCGACGGCGGGAGTGCGTACCCGGAAATTCCCGAAGGCGAACGGCTCTTTGACCGGCAAGAGTTGGCCGACGTAATTAACGGAAGCTGACGCGACCTCGCAGAACTAAGGGCGTCCACCACGTCTGCCCGGACATGAAGATATACACCGGCCGCGGCGACGAGGGGATGACCGACCTGCGAGATATGTCTCGCGTGTCGAAAACGAGCGCGCGCATCGAGGCCTACGGGACCGTCGACGAACTGAACGCCCTGCTGGGGACCGTCCGGCCGACGGGCCACGACGATGTCGACGACCACCTCGAAACGGTCCAGAACCACCTCCACGTCGTGCAGGCCGACCTCGCCAATCCCAATCCGGACGACGACGATCCCGTAGTCGAGTCCGGCCACACCAACCAGCTGGAGGCGCTGATCGACTCCTACGACGACGAGTTAGACCCACTCGAACAGTTCATCCTGCCGGGCGGAGCTGACAGCGGCGCCAGCCTCCATCACGCGCGGACCGTCTGCCGGCGCGCCGAGCGCCGGGCCGTCGCGCTGGCGGCCGAGGAGACGATCAACGACGACGCCGTCGAGTATCTCAACCGGCTTTCGGACGCGCTGTTCGTCCTCGCGCGCGTAGTGAACAAACGCGACGGCGTCCGCGAGGAAAATCCCGAGTACTAGAGTTCGAGTCCGACCAGTTCCTGTCGGATAACGTCAGCGTACCCGTCGGGAGTGAGTTTCATCGTCGGGACGCCGACGAACGGGAGCGACGCCAGCGAGATCAGCGGCCGGTCGACGCCGACGCCGAGCGTGCCGAGCGCGTTCTCGACGGCGTCCAGCAGCTTCGCGGTTTCTTCGACCTCCAGATCGGCAGCACAGCCGCCGACGCGGTAGGGGAGCTCGGCGATCACGTCGCCGTCGCGGACGACCGCCCAGCCCCCGCCGAGGTCGTCGACCCGTTCGGCGGCCGCCCGGAGGTCGGCGTCGTCGGCGCCGACGGCGAGCACGCCGGTCGCTTCCATCGTCATGCTCGTGGCGACGCCGCCGCGTTCGATGCCGTAGCCCGACAGGAAGCCGGTGAACCCTGTGCCGTCGGCGTCGGGATGGCGGTCGAGCAGGGCGACCTTGGCGACATCGCGCTCGGGCGCCGCGACGAGCGCGCCGTCCTCAACTGCGGGTTCGACAGTTGTTTCGGCCGACACCAGTCCGTCGCGGAGTTCGATCCCGCGCACACGACCGTCGGCGTCGGCGGCGTCTGCGGGAACGCGGAACTCCTCGGGGTCGGTCCGTACGTCGACGGCGTCGTAGAAGCGATCGGGGTACTGGTGGCTCCGGGGCGCGACCCGGACTTCGTTGTTGTGGACGACGACCTCGCCGTCGCTGACGACGGTCGTGACGTTGACAGTTTCGAGGTCGTCGACGATCAGGATGTCCGCGGCGTTGCCGGGCGCGAGGCTTCCCCGGTCGTCGAGGCCGAAGTGACGCGCCGGATTCAGCGTCGCCATCGGGATCGCGTCGGCCGGCTCGACGCCGGCGTCGATCGTCCGCCGAACGACGGCGTCCATCAGCCCCTCGTCGATCAGTTTCCGGGGCCACATCCCGTCGGTCGACAGCGACAGTTCGGCGGCGCCGACGCGGTCGACCGCCCCGGCGATCGCCTCGATGTCGTCGCGGACCGACCCGTACCGGCCGATCGCGTGGATGCCGCGTTCGACGCGTTCGACGACGCCCTCGGTCGAGATCGCCTCGTGGTCGTTGTCGACCGCGCCCGCAAAGGCCGAGAGTTTGGCGCCGTCACAGCCCGCGCCGTGGCCGCAGTTGCGCTTGCCCTCGCGGCGCGCGCGCTCGTGGAGGCGCTCGATGGGCGAGTCGCGCCCGACGACGTGGATCCAGTCGGTCTCGCCGACGCCGACGATCCGGTCGTCGTCGAGCAGGTCGACCAGTTCGTCGGCCTCGGAATCGCTGGCGCGGGCAGGGCCGAACGTGTCGGCCAACGATTGTGGCGGGACGGTCGCCTTGACCGTGATCGGCAGATAGGCGGTAGCGGCAAGCAGCGCCTCGACGCCCTCGGCGCCGAAGACGCCGCCCAGTCCCGAGGTTTCGGTGACGAGCGTCGTCGTCCCGCCCTCCAGCGCGTAGTGGTAGGCGTTTTCGAGCGTCTGGACCGTGTCGACGTGCGTGTGCGCGTCGATGAAGCCGGGGAGGACGGCCCGGCCGTCGGCGTCGATCACGCGGGTGTCCTCGCCGATCACATCGCTCGCGTCGTCGGGAAGCGCGGCGACCTCGTTGTCACAGACGGCAACGTCGAGCGCACGGAACTCGCCGGTTTCCGGAAGGAAGACGCGCCCGCCGGCGACGACCAGATCGGCCGGCGCCTCGCCGAGCGCGACAGCCTGTGCGCGCTTCATGCTGCCTCGTACCGGACGAGTCCGTCCTCGTCCTCGAAACTGGCGACCGCGCCGCGCGCTTCGAGCACGTCGAGGTGGCCGATCGCCTCGCTCATCGCCGGGAAATACTCCGTGACGGGCAGGTCGTCGAACAGCCCCTCCATCACCGCCGTCGCGGTGATCGGCTCCTCGACCAGCGCCCGGACGTTCTCGGTGCGGTCCTCGTGGGCGGCCAGCATCTCGTCGATCCGCCCGAGCGGGTCGTCGATCCGGTCGCCGTGGCCCGGCAGGAACTGGTCGAACTCGCGCGTCCGGAGCGTTTCGAGCGAGTCGTTGTACGCCGGGAGCACGCGGGGACGCTCGCCGCCCTGTTCGGCGGGCGGTTGCAAGAGCGGGTTCGGCGTCACCTCGCCGAGCACGTGGTCGCCGACGATTGCACGCTCTCCGCCGGCGGCCTCGAAGGTAAACAGCAACTCGCCCGCGGCGTGGCCCTCGACGGCCTCGGCGGTAATGGTATCGTCGGCGACTTCGAGCGTTTCGCCGTCGGCCAGCGTCCGGTCGATCTCGCAGTCCGGCGCGTAGGGGAGATACGCCTGCGGGAGATCGACGACCGTGCTGGCCGTCGATTCGGACATCCCGTGAGCGGCGAACAGCTCGCTGAAATAGGACTGCTCGTACTCCAATCGGTCTTCGAACGCCCCGACGATCTGTGCAGTCGCAGGGGCGGCGAGCACCTCGACGCCGGCCTCACGAAGTCGCTTTGCGGCGCCGAAGTGGTCGGGATGGGGATGAGTTATCAGTGCGCGATCGAGATCGCCCGGTGCGAGGTCGCGGGCCGCGAGCCCCTCGGTCAGGGCGTCCCACGACTCGTCGCTGTCGGGACCGGGATCGACGATCGTCCGTCCGGCGAGGTAGGCGTTGACCGGGCCTACTTGGAACGGCGTCGGGATCGAGAGCCGGCTGAACATTCGTGGTGGGGTTCGACGGCCGAGTAGTAAAACCGTTTGTGAACCGGTGACTCGGCGTCGAGCGTTGTCGGAAAGAGAGAGATGCTACGGGACGTGTCGAGTCCGATGCCCACGGAACCTCGACCGTCTGTCGGGACCGTCGCCGGTCCAACTGCTGGTACACCACGGGACGGAGGAGCAGGAGTCATCCACCGTAACCTCCGACGCCGTGATTTTAGGTATGCCTAACAATATGTTAAAGCCACCGATTTCGGCTAGCCTAAAAGATCCACCACGCCGGACGATGCGTCAACGAAACGGCATCGACACCGTTGTGGCTGGCTCGTCGGGCGTTCTGGTACAAAATGGCCGTGACACGTCACCAGCCTGACGCCGGAAGTGCTATATCTGTTGCTTGCGTACGAACAGATATGGTGAACAGGCACTTCCACGATGCGCGGTACTATCTGGGACGCACGGTCGAACACGCGACGCTCGGCGTCGTCGAGACGCTCGATCCCGTCGTAGCGAAAGGCCGCGAACTCGCCGGGACCGAGGACGAACCCGAACCGACCCGTGTCGATCGGGTTCGCACGTCCCTCCACGACGCCGACGAGCGCGCGGTCGAGGCGGGTCGTGCCCTCGCGGGCGATGCCCGCCGTCGCGTCCGGCGATACCGCGGGACGTGATCACTCCGAGAAGCAAGTCTTAAGTCTCGGCTCCGAGTATCCGAGTCTGTACCGGGTTGGTGGTCTAGCCTGGTTATGACGGCTCCTTCACACGGAGCAGGTCGGCGGTTCGACTCCGCCCCAACCCATTTGGTACCTTCTTCCTGATGAAGTAGCGAATCGCCAGAGGGTAGTGTGACGGCGTCAACAGTTGATCCAATTCACTGGGTGACCATGCTGATTTGTCGATACCCCGCCACGGGAAGAAGATCTCGTTAGGGAAACCGGTCATCTGAGCCAGTCTTGAATGTAGCTCTCTCCCTCACCCGCTCAATGCATCAAGGCGCATAATTCACTCCCGAGAACTAACTAACAAGTAACAATAGAGACATCATAAAGAAGGTGCAGTGTCTCGTTTTGCTTTATTGAGGATCTTTTTGATAGTTCTCTGTGGCTGTATGAACGGTTGAATGATCAATGGGTTCGATCTGCTCCATTCCGTATTTGAATATTTGGATAGCAGCCCGGTAGGTAGAAATGTTGTTTTTTGTAGCATAGATAGAGATCACACGATAAGTATTAATGATCAGACGCAACCGATGAAGGTGATGTTGATACACTCCGTATAGGATCTCTGGCAATTTTCTAATCTTCCGTATGGCAAGTAAAGCACTCAATGAATTAGAAATAATTCTGGAGCCACCATTAGCAGTTACAGCTGCGAAAAACATTATAATGCTGGCTACCCCAATCAGAATTAGGATTTCTATCAAAATATCAACCCCCTCACTAGCTCCTGCGGAAGTTATATTTTCAAAATATCCAATAGTCGCAAAGAACCCAATGAAGCCACCTGTAAAGAGGAATCCACCGGATAAGAAGTCTAGAACCGGATGTTGGTCATGAGGATCAATATATGATAGGTATGAAAGCAGTCGAATCTTGTAAATGATTGCCGAGAAGAGGGCTATTGTGACACTGAGTGGAGGAGATGCAAGAAACAAATCGATAGCGATTGCTATGAGCTCCGTAGGGGGTTCTGCGATATAGACAATTCCGGTCAATACGAGGAGAATTGTTGAAATAGAATACGCAAATATGGAAAAGCTGGCAACTGCCGCTTGTTTTGAATAATGGAAGATATTGCCAGTGTGTTTGCGGAAGAAGCGAATTGTTTTGGCGGCTAAGAACATGATCGGTTTAAATCCCTCATGTCAGAAAGATCTAACGACAGGCCTGTAAAAGAAGCCAATTCACCTATTTTATATTGAATTGTTCTGATCGAAGTTCACGCTTTTCACTCTCTGTCCGCGCATCGTAGTGTTTGTCGAGCGTTTTCGGACTCACATTCATTCGATCTCCGATCAGTTCTTTCCGATGACCCTCGTTGAGCCAATTGGTGATTGCGGCCCGTCGAAGCGAGTGGGGAGACACAGACGATGGACACCGTTGAGCGTATTTGTAGGAGTTTGCCTCGCAGTCGGAAATCGTCCGTCCATGCGGACAATCTCCTGTATAGTGGCATGGCCGAGTCAACCCGGCAATCTGCTGTCGTAGCGTTGACCGAGCTGGACGACCCTGCGAAGTTGTGAGTAGAGGGTCCCGTCCGTGATCGTCCGTCACGTCGTGTCGATGCATCTCGAAGTAGTCGTCCAATATTTCACAGACCCAAGCGTGGAGATTCACCTCTCGATTTGCCTCGACTTTGTTCTTGAGCGGCGTACCCGATTCAGGGCGATGCACGACCTCAATGTAGTGCTCCTCTGGATAGTAATCGTCAAGATCGAGTGACCGGACCGTTCCGATTCGGAAGCCCGTCGTCCACAGTACGGCAAAGAGTGCGTGGCGGAGCGTTCCGTACTCGAACTTGTCTAAGTAATCAAGAATCTTCTCCGCAGTCTCCTCGGTGATCATCTCGTCGCGCGCATCGTCGTCGGGATCGGGGATCATCATCCCCTCAGCAAGACCCTCATCAACGAGTTCCATCGACTCCAACCACCGGACGAATACGCGGATGGTGCAGAGGTTGCCGTAGAGCGTGACTTCGTTGATGCCCTGCTCTCGACGATACAGTTTGAACTCGTGGAGGTACATCCCGTCGAGTTCCGACACGGCCTCAATGTCCACTTCTTCGGTCCACTCTACGAACGCATTGAGCGTGTATTTGTGATTGTGATAGGTCGATTCAGCGATCTCCGGTTTTCGTTCTTTCAGGTAGCGATCTACTGCTCCTTGGGGTGAGATGTTTCGCGTCATGGTATACCGACCCCCCGATCCGAGTGTGCGATCTAGATTTCCACATGACGGTTCTCGGGTTGGAGCTTCTCGCGTCCCCGGCGAAACGGCCGTATTTTCGGTGTACGGCCCCGTTTCGTCGGGTGTCGGCGGTTCGACTCCGCCCCAACCCACTACGCGTTTTGCGACGAACGAAGGTGAGGAGCAACGCGTAGCGTTGGGCGGATCGAACCCTAGAAGACGCGCGCAATGAAATGATCACGTCTTCCTCCGGTTCGACTCCGCCCTAACCATATTCTGGCGGCGCAACGCGGCGAGCGTAGCGAGGAGCCTTCGCCGCCTACTATGGGCTGCGGAGTCGAAGCAGGCGAGTCGCGCGCAGCGGAGCGAGCACGTCTCGACGCGGTTCGACGCCAAACCCGTCTACATAGGATAATTGTAAATTTCACTAGTGGATACTAATGAAGGTGCGGTTCTAAATCAATTTTATCTGACCATCGGAGATAGAACACCAGATATGGATCTGGAATTTCTAAATTTTTCCGATCATCAACCCACTCAAATACGTGCTCATCTCCATTTGATTCAGAAATCCACTTATCAACTCTCTGAATCGCTTGAGTCAAATTTCCGCTTTGTGGTTTGTTATTATAACAAATATCATCAACTTTTTTAGTGATTTCGGATTGATCAAGAGTGAGTTTTGGCGGGTTAGACGCAATCACTCGGGCGATCACATCGTAGACATCCCCATTCTGTCTATTCCCAAAATTGAAGATGTTCCGCTGTCCACCGCGCTTTGCCGCACCGCCACTCATTATATCATATATTGTTGAATAATCCAGTCCATTCCCCGTTTTACGAAGAACATTTTTTATGTCACTTGATTCTACAGTCATTGGACTCATCTCGTCTTTCTGATTTAGAACATTAATCTCATTGCAGAGTTCTAAACATAGCTTCTGCATCAGATGTGGTGAGCCAATCGACTCTCGTGCGAGGTTTTGTAACATCAACTCCGGTGGATGTAAATTCAGTTTTTCGAACCCCTTTTCGCCAATTGACATTAAATCTGAAATGTCCCAATAGTCTAACTTGATAGCATCAATTCGGCCTGAAAGGTCTGGGTTTGCTCGGATCAGATCATCACTTCGATATGGAATAAACGCTACACAAATAGACATTCCCCGTTCGTATGCATCTTTGATAGATTCAGCAATTTCCGCATGAAGTTGTTTATCAATATAATGAGCATCATCAATAAACAGCACAAATTTATTAATATCTACTAAGTCAATCACTTGACTCAAGCCTCTTCGGTCATAGACTTCAGCCTGTTCAGTGGACTCTTTGTTTCTTTTTGTTCCTCCGGCTCCAATATTCACCACAGGAGTATTGACACCCGCTTTCCCATCTTTTATTGCTTCTTCTTCTTCTGATGAAATCTGTTCAGTACTCTGCGGAGCAGTTAATTCATCTAAGGTCTTTGACCACAGATCCTCTGCAGACCCTATATTTGACCCATGAACAGTCACTAAATTATATCCTAGTTTCTCAACCACATTATTTAATAACATTGATTTTCCAGATTTGGATGGGCCAGAGAGAGATATAATAGAGGCAGATCCTTGGAGGCGGAATTGTAAGTCTTGTTCATACTCTCCTTGTTCCCTCTCTACATAGGTATAATCAGGATAGTCGCCGGGTGTAAAAACGTCGTGAACTAACATCGTGTTGGTTCTTAAAGCGAACAATGAATAAATAATTGTCGTGAAATTGGAACACCCCAATTTCGACCGCCCGATCAGTCCGACTCGAAGCCCCGCGGTTCCTCGCCGAGTCCCAGCC containing:
- a CDS encoding MBL fold metallo-hydrolase, which produces MFSRLSIPTPFQVGPVNAYLAGRTIVDPGPDSDESWDALTEGLAARDLAPGDLDRALITHPHPDHFGAAKRLREAGVEVLAAPATAQIVGAFEDRLEYEQSYFSELFAAHGMSESTASTVVDLPQAYLPYAPDCEIDRTLADGETLEVADDTITAEAVEGHAAGELLFTFEAAGGERAIVGDHVLGEVTPNPLLQPPAEQGGERPRVLPAYNDSLETLRTREFDQFLPGHGDRIDDPLGRIDEMLAAHEDRTENVRALVEEPITATAVMEGLFDDLPVTEYFPAMSEAIGHLDVLEARGAVASFEDEDGLVRYEAA
- a CDS encoding DUF7553 family protein, whose product is MVNRHFHDARYYLGRTVEHATLGVVETLDPVVAKGRELAGTEDEPEPTRVDRVRTSLHDADERAVEAGRALAGDARRRVRRYRGT
- a CDS encoding tyrosine-type recombinase/integrase, producing the protein MTRNISPQGAVDRYLKERKPEIAESTYHNHKYTLNAFVEWTEEVDIEAVSELDGMYLHEFKLYRREQGINEVTLYGNLCTIRVFVRWLESMELVDEGLAEGMMIPDPDDDARDEMITEETAEKILDYLDKFEYGTLRHALFAVLWTTGFRIGTVRSLDLDDYYPEEHYIEVVHRPESGTPLKNKVEANREVNLHAWVCEILDDYFEMHRHDVTDDHGRDPLLTTSQGRPARSTLRQQIAGLTRPCHYTGDCPHGRTISDCEANSYKYAQRCPSSVSPHSLRRAAITNWLNEGHRKELIGDRMNVSPKTLDKHYDARTESEKRELRSEQFNIK
- a CDS encoding AAA family ATPase, whose amino-acid sequence is MLVHDVFTPGDYPDYTYVEREQGEYEQDLQFRLQGSASIISLSGPSKSGKSMLLNNVVEKLGYNLVTVHGSNIGSAEDLWSKTLDELTAPQSTEQISSEEEEAIKDGKAGVNTPVVNIGAGGTKRNKESTEQAEVYDRRGLSQVIDLVDINKFVLFIDDAHYIDKQLHAEIAESIKDAYERGMSICVAFIPYRSDDLIRANPDLSGRIDAIKLDYWDISDLMSIGEKGFEKLNLHPPELMLQNLARESIGSPHLMQKLCLELCNEINVLNQKDEMSPMTVESSDIKNVLRKTGNGLDYSTIYDIMSGGAAKRGGQRNIFNFGNRQNGDVYDVIARVIASNPPKLTLDQSEITKKVDDICYNNKPQSGNLTQAIQRVDKWISESNGDEHVFEWVDDRKNLEIPDPYLVFYLRWSDKIDLEPHLH